The Streptomyces asoensis DNA window CGCCCAGTTGGTTCAGGGACGCGAAGAACTGCCCGCCGGGAGCGGCGTAGTGCCGATAGGCGTCCTTGAGGCTGGTGTCTTCGTAGTACAGGTCGACCTTGTTCACGGCCAGCAGCAGCCAGGCGGGCCCTTTCCCCTTCCGGTGCGAGGACTTGACGTATCCGATGAGTTCCTTGAAATCCTCCACCTCCTTGTTCCGCTGGAACTCACGGAATTTGTCGAGGTCGTTGTGCTCCTGCGCGAGCTCTCGCGCGTCCTGCTCGCGCAGGGTGACGAATCCGTTGCTGACGACGTGGATGACTCCGTCCACCCGGCGCTGTCCGTCGAAGAGTTCGTCGAGGCTCTTGTCCTTCTGGGGTGACACCTGGCCGGGAACGACGGTCAGCGCCGTCATCCTCTTGCCGGAGTAGAGCTCCTTGCGCTCCTGGTTCACCGACCTTCCCGGCGGCGTGTAGTCGATCCGCAGCCCCTCTCCGGACAGATGGTCGGAGAGGACGGTCTTTCCCACGCCTCCTACGCCGGTAATGGCTATCGAGGACTGCCTGCGCATGATCTTCGTGAGGATTTTCTGCCAGGTGGAGGCTATTTGCTGCCGCTGACCATAGGCTGTCAGGGTGGCGCGCGCTGCCAGCGTCGCTACGGACCATGGTTCGACCGGCATTCGGGGCCCCCTCGGTACGACCTGTTTCCTTGGAGGGGATATATCTCCGAGGGGGGCGCATATGCACCTTGTTCGCCAACTGCTCGCTTTTGGTGCGGGTGAGTCATCCGGGTTGCATGAAGTGATCGACCGAGATTGATCCGATTTTCGCAAAATACCTATGTTGATCGACCGCGAGCGCGGGGCTACGCGTTCGGGCCGCCGTCCGTGGGGAAACCCGGGGCCGGGGTCGGGTCGCAGGCGCCCGGCTCCACCGCGGCCAGGGAGCGGCCCATGTTCTCGGTCAGGCGGTCGCAGGCCTCGGTCAGTCGGTGCACCGCGTCCAGTGCGCGCTCACGACGTATCAGCCAGAGGGTGAGCGCCAGCGTCGAGAGGTCGGTGCTGACCGGGCGCGGGGCCGGGTCCTGCTCGCTCCAGCACAGCACCGCGCCCGTGGCGCCGTCGACGAGCAGGCTGGTGTCCTCGTGGAGCCGGCCCAGACGGATCAGGCGGTCGGCGTTGGCGGGCAGCCGCCTTCCCGTGCGGTCGCCGGCGTCGGTGTCGTCCGTGGAGCAGCCAGCGAGGTCGCCCATGGGGTCGTCCGCCAGGTACTCGGTGAGGGTCTGAAGGGGCGCGTCCGTCTCCAGGGAGAGGCGGACCGCCTCCTCCGGCAGGCCCACCTCGCGCAGGAAGCGGCGGGTCGGGGCGTGAACGAGCGCCCGCGGGCAGTCGATGTCCTCGAAGCGGACGATCGCGCCGAAGCCGAACGCGTCGTCCAGCAGACGGACCGGCAGGTCCAGGGCCAGGCCGGACGTGGTGCCCGCCGTCAGGGCCGGCGGGCGGAGCACCGCGGCCAGCAGGCGGAGGGCACCGGACGCGTCGCCGGTGTCGCCGCCCGCGTCCTCCAGGACGGCGGGCAGCCCGTGTGCCGCCTGCGCCACCGCCCGCGGCCCGAGCCGGCGCGCGTAGCAGGCGAACTGGCCCCGCAGTGCCGCCAGTTCGTCCACCGCGCTCGCGTGACGCATCAGCAGCTCCAGGGCGGGCGCGAGCGGGCGGAGGTCCGCCGGGCCGGGGCGGTCGTGCAGGAAGTACGTCGCGGGGATCGCGCCGGCGACGGAGCCGAGCGGGGCGGGTGCCGTCTCCCGGCCGCCGGGGGCTTCGGGGCCGCCGGTCGCGTCCCCGAGGGTGCGCGGGGCGTCCGTGCGCAGGCCGTCCCTGCGCAAGGCGTCCGTGCGGAAGAGGTCCGTGCGCAGGGCCGCGAACGGCGGCCGGACGCCGTCGCCCGCCGGTCCGGGCAGGCCGCGGCCGGTGCGCGGGCGGCGCGTCGGCGCGTGTGTGACGTACGGGCCCGGCTCGTCCCCGGTGAAGGTGATCGTCATCGTGGCTGTGGTGGTCCTGGTCGTGCCCATCGGGTCCCCCGTGCGGAAAGTTGCGTGCGCCGTCCCACTGCTCCGCAGCCTATGCGGCACCACTGACAACGGCTCTGACCAGCGACAGCGCCCAGCACACGCGACACAGGTCCCGCACTGACAGACGCCGGGGCGGCCCCGTGCGTTCCCGCTCGGGCCGGGATCCGGCCGAAATCACCCGCAGGGGGGTTCACCGCTCAGGTGAACTCAGGTGAAG harbors:
- a CDS encoding SUKH-4 family immunity protein — its product is MGTTRTTTATMTITFTGDEPGPYVTHAPTRRPRTGRGLPGPAGDGVRPPFAALRTDLFRTDALRRDGLRTDAPRTLGDATGGPEAPGGRETAPAPLGSVAGAIPATYFLHDRPGPADLRPLAPALELLMRHASAVDELAALRGQFACYARRLGPRAVAQAAHGLPAVLEDAGGDTGDASGALRLLAAVLRPPALTAGTTSGLALDLPVRLLDDAFGFGAIVRFEDIDCPRALVHAPTRRFLREVGLPEEAVRLSLETDAPLQTLTEYLADDPMGDLAGCSTDDTDAGDRTGRRLPANADRLIRLGRLHEDTSLLVDGATGAVLCWSEQDPAPRPVSTDLSTLALTLWLIRRERALDAVHRLTEACDRLTENMGRSLAAVEPGACDPTPAPGFPTDGGPNA